The genomic interval CACCACTTCGTTGTCCGAGATGCGCTGCCAGGCGGCCCACAATTCGCTGGAGGTGATGAATGGGGCGAGCACCGGGGCGATGGCGCGCGAGGCGACCGAGTCGGCCTCCCACTGCCAGGCCAGGGTCTTGATCATCATGTCGTAGGTGGCGCGCGGGCAGGTCTTGAATTCAGAATTGCAGCTCGAATAGTCGAATTCGTTCTCGTCCCAGTCCAGCGATTTCTGCGCCTTGTAGAGCTTCCAGATTTCCGGGTAGTGGCGATTGACGGTGTCGAACAGGCCGGGGCGCTGGCCCAGCAGCAGCAAGGGCTTTTGATAGTCGGTCTTGTCGTAGTTGAATACGCTGTCGGTCATGGATGTCATGGTCTTGATCGCTTGAATGTCAGAGCGTGCAGGCTTCGCAGTCGCTGTCCTGGGTTGCGGTCTGAGCCAGCGACGCGGGCGCAGAGGCTTCCGCCTGGGCCACATCCGCTACGGCCTTCATGCCGTTGGAAGTCTTCTGGTTCATGTAGTACTTGGATTTCAGCCCCAGCTTGACGCGGTAGAGGTAGTCCTCGATCAGCTCGGAGGAAGCGATGGAGGCATCACCGATGACGCGGCGATAGAAGTCCGCCGAAATGCCCTGATCGGTCCATTTCTGCACGATGGCGTACATCTCGGTCATGTCCTTGGTCGGAATGTCCCAGGCCGATTGGTAGTGGTCGGCCAGGGTGTCGCCCTCGGGCGCGGCCCAGTAGTTCACGCGCTGGTTGTCGGTCTTGATGAGGGTCAGCTCGCGCACCGGGTAGAGGCCGTTGGTGGTGCCCGACGCATTCGCCGAGGTTTCGGTCGGCATGTGCGCCACCAGCACCGAGTTGCGGATGCCGCCGTTGGCCTTGATGTCACCACGCAGCGCTTCCCAGTCGTAGCGCGTCGTGAAGGGCGCGATCCTGTCGACGTGCGGATTGCAGGTGTCGATGGGCAGCCAGCCTTCCGGCCAGCACGTCTTGTGCATCCAGGGCGCGTTGCCCAGTTCCTTGCCGAGCCTCAGGCTGGCGCGCAGCAAGTGATAGTAGTGGCGCTCGGCCACCTCGTGGATGAACTGCTTGCCGGCCTCATCGGTGTAACGCTGGCCGTTTTTTGCCATCAGATGCGCCAGGCCCAGGATGCCGACACCGGCGTTGAGACGCTGGCGCGAAGTCACGCCCACCTGCGGCAGTTCGTAATGCGCCAGATGGATGCACTTGTCGATCATCAGCAGCGCGTAATAGGCGACTTCGGCGTACTGCTCCTCGGATTCGATGTTGGAGACGACGATGCCGGCGAGGTTGCAGGTCGCCACTTCGGGCGCGCTCTTGCGCAGGACGGCCTCGATGGGTAGATCATCGATAGCGTCGCCCGTCACCAGCTCATCCGGCCAGACCAGCCCGCGCTGGGTTGCCACCTGCGCCTTGCCCGGCAGCTCGCAGCGCGTGCCGTCGATGAACTGCACTTCGACGCAGGAAATGTCGTCCTCCGCGTACAGCTCGCTGATGTGGTTGTAGGGCCCGGTCGGCAGGGCAATTTCGGCGCAGAGGTTGGATGAATGAATCGTGTCCTTGAACGGCGTATGGCGATTCATCTCCGAGATGTTGTGCTCGTAGACACGGCCGGTCTCGTTCCACTCGTTGCTGGCGGTGATGAGCAGCTCGCGCGCGCTCACCCAGGTTTTCGGGAAGTTTTCATCGGCGGCATAGCGTGCGTAGATTTCCTCGAACCGCGTCTCATCGCCGCTATACAGCGCCGCGTACAGATCGGGCGCGGTGTAGCAGTTGAACAGGAATATCTCCTCGTTTTTTGCCACCTTGCGCGCGAAGAAACGGTTGCCGCCCCAGGAGTAATCCATGCCGCGTATCTTCCTGTCCTCGGTGGACATCGGGTTCTTCAGGCGCAGCAGCGTATCCACCTCGGGATCGAAGATCGGGAAGTAGGTGGTGCAGGCGCCGCCGCGGCCGTTCTGCAGATTGGATTTCACCTCCGCCACCAGCGCGCGGTAGTAGGGCAGCTTGCCCTGGTGGCGAATCACGCCGCCGCGCACCGGGTCGTTGAGCGAGCGTGTCGCCAGGTGCGCGCCGATGCCTGCGCTCATGTAAGTCATGGTGTTGGCGATGTGGTTGCCGACGGCGATGGAGCGCGCGTTGTCGGCCACGGTGTACAGGCAGCAACTGGCGTAGCCGCGCAGCGGCGTGCCCAGGTTGACGTGGTTGGGCGTGGGCGCATTGATGCGATTCTTCGACAGATGTTCGTAAAAGCGCTGCACGTCGCGCATGCGTCGCTCGCGCGGCTGATCGACGGCTAGCGCCATCGCCATGCGCATGTAGATGAACTGCGGCGACTCGTAGTACATACCCTGCACCCGGTCGGCAATGGCATATTTTGTGAGATGCGTATGCAACTGGTAGTGCGCGTACTCGAAGTCGCGCTCGTGGTCGATCCACTCCTGGATCACCGCGTATTCGGATTCGGAGTAGTCCAGCGTTTCCATCAGCCCCAGCGCCTGCAGCTTGCGCTGCAGGGCCAGTACCGTGGGACGCTGGTTGCGGTAGAGATCCTTGCGGATCAGCGTGGCGTACAGGCGCCCGGCCATGCGGTTGTACGACCAGGTATCGAAGTTCAGGCAGGTGCGGATGAGCTGCTGCTGCAACTCGCGCGAACTGGCCGTGGAAGACATGGCCGAGACGGTTTCCAGCACCGCCGTCGGCCAGTCCACCGCGTCGCCCAGCGTCTGCGCGGCCCATTGGCCCCATTGGTTGAGTTTATAGGGTGTGAACGGCTCGACGTGGCCGTCGCGTTTGATGATGAGTTCCAGCATGTGCGCATCCCCGCAGGGAAACCGTGTGGAGAGCACGGTTTCAG from Sterolibacterium denitrificans carries:
- a CDS encoding ribonucleoside-diphosphate reductase subunit alpha, which gives rise to MLELIIKRDGHVEPFTPYKLNQWGQWAAQTLGDAVDWPTAVLETVSAMSSTASSRELQQQLIRTCLNFDTWSYNRMAGRLYATLIRKDLYRNQRPTVLALQRKLQALGLMETLDYSESEYAVIQEWIDHERDFEYAHYQLHTHLTKYAIADRVQGMYYESPQFIYMRMAMALAVDQPRERRMRDVQRFYEHLSKNRINAPTPNHVNLGTPLRGYASCCLYTVADNARSIAVGNHIANTMTYMSAGIGAHLATRSLNDPVRGGVIRHQGKLPYYRALVAEVKSNLQNGRGGACTTYFPIFDPEVDTLLRLKNPMSTEDRKIRGMDYSWGGNRFFARKVAKNEEIFLFNCYTAPDLYAALYSGDETRFEEIYARYAADENFPKTWVSARELLITASNEWNETGRVYEHNISEMNRHTPFKDTIHSSNLCAEIALPTGPYNHISELYAEDDISCVEVQFIDGTRCELPGKAQVATQRGLVWPDELVTGDAIDDLPIEAVLRKSAPEVATCNLAGIVVSNIESEEQYAEVAYYALLMIDKCIHLAHYELPQVGVTSRQRLNAGVGILGLAHLMAKNGQRYTDEAGKQFIHEVAERHYYHLLRASLRLGKELGNAPWMHKTCWPEGWLPIDTCNPHVDRIAPFTTRYDWEALRGDIKANGGIRNSVLVAHMPTETSANASGTTNGLYPVRELTLIKTDNQRVNYWAAPEGDTLADHYQSAWDIPTKDMTEMYAIVQKWTDQGISADFYRRVIGDASIASSELIEDYLYRVKLGLKSKYYMNQKTSNGMKAVADVAQAEASAPASLAQTATQDSDCEACTL